In Candidatus Bathyarchaeia archaeon, one DNA window encodes the following:
- the nth gene encoding endonuclease III has protein sequence MPEAHGENRAGEILQRLKKSFTMPKWISSRHDPFETMIITIISQNTSDKNTEKAFQRLSQKFPITPQSLATAETSEIEECLRVAGLYRNKAKVIKEVSRIITEKFDGNLKTVFALPFEEARKTLMELPGVGPKTADVLLLFSAGQPTIPVDTHVKRVSKRLGLAPAEGDYEDVRRSLQLLYEPEDYAAVHILLILLGRKYCKARNPNCKQCPVNDLCPSRSI, from the coding sequence ATGCCCGAAGCGCACGGCGAAAACAGAGCCGGAGAGATTCTGCAAAGACTCAAGAAAAGCTTTACGATGCCAAAGTGGATATCCTCTAGGCATGACCCTTTTGAAACCATGATCATAACAATTATTTCCCAGAACACGTCGGACAAAAACACGGAGAAGGCTTTTCAAAGACTCTCGCAAAAATTTCCAATAACCCCGCAGTCCCTGGCCACTGCTGAAACGTCAGAAATAGAGGAATGCCTAAGGGTTGCTGGACTATACCGCAACAAGGCCAAAGTGATAAAGGAAGTGTCAAGGATCATAACCGAAAAATTCGACGGAAACCTGAAAACCGTCTTCGCTTTACCCTTCGAAGAGGCCAGAAAAACCCTCATGGAACTTCCAGGTGTTGGACCCAAAACAGCCGATGTCCTCCTACTTTTCTCGGCTGGTCAGCCCACAATTCCCGTCGACACCCATGTTAAGCGGGTTTCAAAAAGACTGGGCCTCGCTCCAGCCGAGGGTGACTATGAGGATGTCCGTCGCTCTCTTCAACTTTTATATGAACCAGAGGATTACGCCGCAGTTCACATCCTCCTCATCTTACTCGGGAGAAAATACTGTAAAGCTAGAAATCCCAACTGCAAGCAGTGCCCAGTAAACGATCTTTGTCCTTCGAGAAGTATTTAA
- the gcvT gene encoding glycine cleavage system aminomethyltransferase GcvT: MRRTQLYEFHVKSAKMTTFAGFEMPLWYRGITEEHLAVRNNVGIFDVSYMGRIIITGRDAERFLNYVITNDVSTLTPNSALYTVMCNESGGIIDDCVVSRIAQDKFLLVPNATNREKDYNWLVQNAKGYDVKIQEVSDESAMLAVQGPKAEKTLQEICPEDLGRIERFKGASTELANVEVFISRTGYTGEDGFEIYVWNASLEKPDNAIKVWNAILEAGKKFGIETCGLGARDTLRLEAGLCLYGSDIDESITPLEARLGFVVKFQKDTFIGKNALLKQKEEGVKRRRVGLQMIEQGIPRQGFKVYNDDGVVIGQITSGTFSPILRCGIAMAYIQTQQSQEGSIVNVEIRGRKAKAKIVAFPFYDQEKYGYRRKTPS; this comes from the coding sequence ATGCGCAGAACACAACTTTACGAGTTTCACGTTAAATCGGCTAAAATGACAACATTTGCCGGTTTTGAAATGCCGCTGTGGTACAGGGGAATCACTGAGGAGCACTTGGCGGTTAGAAACAACGTCGGCATCTTCGATGTCTCCTACATGGGGCGGATAATTATAACGGGTAGGGATGCTGAACGCTTCCTTAACTATGTGATCACTAACGACGTTTCAACATTGACGCCGAACAGCGCCCTATACACTGTCATGTGCAACGAAAGCGGCGGCATCATTGATGACTGCGTTGTAAGCCGGATAGCCCAAGACAAGTTTCTGCTGGTTCCAAACGCCACAAACCGCGAAAAAGACTACAACTGGCTTGTCCAAAACGCAAAGGGCTACGACGTCAAAATCCAAGAAGTATCAGACGAATCAGCTATGCTCGCCGTTCAAGGACCAAAAGCAGAAAAAACCCTACAAGAAATTTGCCCCGAAGACTTAGGTAGAATCGAACGATTTAAAGGAGCCTCCACAGAACTGGCGAACGTTGAAGTTTTCATCTCTAGAACTGGCTACACGGGTGAGGACGGCTTCGAAATCTACGTGTGGAATGCATCCCTTGAAAAGCCGGACAACGCCATAAAAGTTTGGAATGCCATCCTCGAGGCTGGCAAAAAGTTTGGAATAGAAACATGCGGATTAGGCGCAAGAGACACCCTCCGACTAGAGGCGGGCTTGTGCCTTTATGGTAGCGACATAGACGAAAGTATAACACCCCTAGAAGCCAGATTAGGCTTCGTGGTCAAGTTCCAAAAAGACACTTTTATAGGGAAAAATGCCTTGCTAAAGCAGAAAGAAGAAGGCGTCAAGCGGAGACGTGTAGGTTTACAGATGATAGAGCAGGGGATACCCCGCCAAGGCTTCAAAGTTTACAACGATGACGGCGTGGTTATAGGGCAAATAACCAGCGGAACTTTCTCGCCCATCCTTAGATGCGGCATAGCCATGGCATATATCCAAACCCAGCAATCTC
- a CDS encoding UbiD family decarboxylase: protein MSLRGFLEQMEAKGEVLHIKDEVSPNFEIAYIMRSFDDNGPILLFENVEGTKTRVIANVCGTRKRICEALNTGQDMLYQRLLEALRSPKKPRIVEDGPVKEVVEEPDLLRIPVLTHFERDAGPYMTAAVVHAKSPDGRIENVSIHRLQVLDERHLAIRLVPRHLYKLWSIAKESETDLDIAISIGVHPAVMLAAASSPPLGVCEFNVANALLDDQLRLVKCKYVDAYAPADAELVLEGRISASKEVPEGPFVDITGTYDIQRRQPVVEVVNVMHREDYIYQALLPSGAEHKLLMGLPFEAAIYEAVSKVVPKVHAVNLSVGGGGWLHAIISIEKQVDGDAKNALLAAFAAHPSLKHAVVVDPDIDVYNLTDVEWAVATRFQASEDLLIIENVRGSTLDSSANQETGLTSKMGIDATRPLSKPKEKFERARIPTSKRVEELVHRLRSSPCF, encoded by the coding sequence ATGAGCCTTAGGGGTTTTCTGGAGCAAATGGAAGCAAAGGGAGAAGTGCTCCACATCAAGGATGAGGTTTCCCCAAACTTTGAAATTGCCTACATAATGAGAAGCTTCGACGACAACGGCCCAATCTTACTTTTCGAGAACGTTGAGGGGACAAAAACTCGTGTGATTGCTAATGTTTGCGGAACAAGAAAGCGCATTTGCGAGGCCCTCAACACCGGCCAAGACATGCTTTACCAGAGACTTTTGGAGGCATTGCGTTCACCCAAAAAACCAAGAATCGTAGAGGATGGTCCCGTTAAAGAGGTCGTTGAAGAGCCTGACCTGCTAAGAATCCCAGTTTTAACCCATTTTGAACGAGACGCTGGCCCCTACATGACCGCTGCGGTTGTCCATGCTAAAAGCCCCGATGGACGCATAGAAAACGTTTCCATTCATAGATTGCAGGTTCTGGATGAGAGACACTTGGCAATTCGGCTTGTTCCACGACACCTTTACAAGCTTTGGAGCATAGCGAAAGAGTCTGAAACGGATCTGGACATAGCCATCTCCATAGGTGTTCATCCAGCGGTAATGTTGGCGGCAGCCTCATCGCCGCCCCTCGGAGTCTGCGAGTTCAACGTGGCAAACGCGTTGCTGGACGATCAGCTGCGTCTGGTCAAATGCAAATATGTTGATGCATACGCCCCGGCGGACGCTGAGTTGGTGTTGGAGGGCAGGATTTCAGCAAGCAAGGAAGTGCCTGAGGGTCCTTTCGTTGATATCACTGGAACATATGACATCCAGAGAAGACAGCCTGTGGTTGAAGTTGTTAATGTCATGCACAGGGAAGACTACATTTATCAGGCGCTTTTGCCATCAGGAGCTGAACACAAACTTTTGATGGGGCTTCCATTTGAAGCCGCCATCTACGAGGCTGTCTCAAAGGTTGTACCAAAGGTTCATGCAGTAAACCTTTCAGTGGGCGGGGGCGGGTGGCTTCACGCCATCATATCCATCGAAAAACAGGTAGATGGAGACGCTAAAAACGCCTTGCTAGCTGCTTTTGCAGCCCATCCAAGCCTAAAACACGCTGTGGTCGTGGACCCCGACATCGATGTTTATAATCTGACAGACGTGGAATGGGCTGTAGCCACGAGATTTCAGGCAAGCGAAGACTTGCTCATCATAGAAAATGTGCGAGGCTCGACATTGGATTCATCTGCCAACCAAGAAACGGGTTTAACGAGTAAGATGGGCATAGATGCCACCAGACCCCTTTCGAAACCTAAGGAGAAATTTGAGAGAGCAAGAATCCCGACGAGCAAGCGTGTTGAGGAGCTAGTGCATAGACTCCGCAGTTCGCCCTGTTTCTAG
- a CDS encoding ATPase domain-containing protein, with the protein MELLQKIPTGCNGLDEILEGGIPVGNVSLIYGEAETAKTTLAMQCAVSCARRGYKTLFVDCDGAFSTRRLSQIASERVDEIAERIILSKPRDFKEQATLIDHLTDFLTKDFRLVVFDTITHLYRLEIAEKPEKTFELNRELNRQMAWLAQIAKTQKIAVLVISQVRSVFDSNVSTEPVATRVLKFWADIIIAMKPTENAKVVKAIVEKKPGSNREFTISLEISKFGLSEQTAQA; encoded by the coding sequence ATGGAGCTGCTACAGAAAATTCCAACAGGCTGCAATGGGCTTGACGAAATCCTAGAAGGCGGTATACCCGTCGGCAATGTCAGCCTAATTTACGGTGAGGCTGAAACCGCAAAGACGACGCTGGCCATGCAGTGCGCTGTAAGTTGCGCAAGGAGAGGTTATAAAACGCTTTTTGTTGACTGTGATGGCGCATTTTCTACTAGAAGGTTGTCTCAAATAGCCTCTGAGAGGGTTGATGAAATCGCCGAGCGCATAATCCTTTCAAAACCCCGAGACTTCAAGGAGCAAGCAACCCTCATAGACCATTTAACTGACTTTTTAACAAAGGACTTTAGGCTAGTAGTTTTTGACACGATAACCCACCTCTACCGTTTGGAGATTGCAGAGAAACCGGAAAAGACCTTCGAGCTTAACCGTGAATTGAATAGACAAATGGCTTGGCTAGCTCAGATTGCAAAAACCCAGAAAATCGCTGTTCTGGTGATAAGCCAAGTGCGAAGCGTTTTCGACTCAAATGTTTCCACAGAGCCTGTGGCTACGAGGGTTCTAAAGTTTTGGGCCGACATCATAATAGCCATGAAACCAACGGAAAACGCAAAAGTAGTCAAGGCAATTGTGGAGAAAAAGCCCGGATCAAATAGAGAATTTACAATATCCTTGGAAATAAGCAAATTTGGATTAAGTGAACAAACTGCACAAGCTTGA
- the topA gene encoding DNA topoisomerase I, translating into MERYTLIITEKPDAAQRIASALDMNGSARRIEDNGVPYYVAERDKPIIVVPALGHLYTVAEERIGRNYYPVFTFRWVPRYMAERGAKQTKAWLETITKLAEGADTYIDACDYDIEGSIIGYCILKYACGGKENVAKRMKYSTLTKDELEKAYERLLPTLDFGLIEAGRTRHEVDWLYGVNLTRALTLAAKDWSGKYATISTGRVQGPTLKFLVAREKAIRSFVPTPYWEIRAKVEVNGEIFEAEYERDIIETKQEVEAILNAYKGEEGTVENIEVKQFRQMPPTPFDIGALQSEAYSLFGYTPRRTLDIAQRLYLDALISYPRTSSQKLPPAINYEEILKSLSAVPEYRRLAADLLAKKELKPNEGKKEDPAHPAIYPTGNLPERILEEPEKRIWDLVVRRFMAVFGEPAVRQSVKVYINVNGHRFILRGRQTLEEGWLRFYEPYVRAEEVLLPRIEEGQKIKVVRIISEDKFTKPPPRYNPGSLLRKMEEAGIGTKATRADIIQTLYDRKYVRDERMVVTELGFEVLELLERYCPSIVSIELTRKLEERMDKIQSHMEKRENVLLDAIEILKPVVEELKSKEKIIGEQLSKAIKKARIEERIVGPCPHCGTGMLMILYSRKTRKRFIGCTNYFRKQCNTAFPLPQRGIVRPLGKNCRKCGWPTVQVRIRGRRPWNLCFNPNCSSKETTVEAQ; encoded by the coding sequence ATGGAGAGATACACACTTATCATCACGGAGAAGCCGGACGCTGCTCAGCGGATTGCCTCAGCCCTTGACATGAATGGAAGCGCCAGAAGAATTGAGGATAACGGTGTACCCTACTATGTGGCTGAAAGGGATAAGCCCATAATCGTTGTTCCAGCCCTCGGACACTTGTACACGGTGGCTGAGGAAAGAATTGGCAGAAACTATTACCCCGTCTTTACCTTTAGATGGGTTCCCCGGTACATGGCTGAAAGGGGAGCCAAGCAAACCAAGGCTTGGCTTGAAACCATCACAAAGCTTGCAGAGGGGGCTGACACCTATATTGATGCATGCGACTACGACATTGAAGGAAGCATCATCGGATACTGCATACTGAAGTACGCCTGTGGCGGTAAAGAGAACGTGGCAAAGAGAATGAAGTATTCCACCTTGACAAAGGACGAATTGGAGAAGGCCTATGAAAGGCTTCTTCCAACACTCGATTTCGGCCTCATAGAAGCCGGTAGAACAAGGCATGAAGTTGACTGGCTGTATGGCGTAAACCTGACGAGAGCTCTAACTTTAGCCGCCAAAGACTGGAGTGGAAAATATGCAACCATAAGCACTGGAAGAGTGCAAGGCCCAACTCTTAAATTCCTCGTGGCAAGGGAAAAAGCGATAAGAAGTTTTGTGCCAACACCCTACTGGGAAATCAGAGCGAAGGTCGAGGTAAACGGGGAAATTTTTGAGGCTGAATATGAAAGGGACATCATTGAAACAAAGCAAGAAGTGGAGGCAATCCTAAACGCCTATAAGGGCGAGGAAGGCACCGTTGAAAATATAGAGGTTAAACAGTTCCGGCAGATGCCCCCAACACCCTTTGACATCGGCGCTCTGCAAAGCGAGGCTTACAGCCTCTTTGGATACACGCCGAGGCGAACCCTAGACATAGCCCAACGTCTGTATCTAGATGCACTAATTTCTTATCCCAGAACAAGCAGCCAAAAACTTCCACCAGCAATAAATTATGAGGAAATTCTGAAAAGCCTAAGCGCTGTTCCAGAATATAGAAGGCTGGCCGCAGACCTATTAGCCAAAAAGGAGTTGAAGCCCAACGAAGGCAAAAAGGAAGATCCAGCACATCCAGCCATATACCCCACAGGAAACCTTCCAGAGAGGATTTTGGAGGAGCCGGAAAAACGCATTTGGGACTTAGTTGTCAGAAGGTTCATGGCTGTTTTCGGCGAGCCAGCGGTAAGACAAAGCGTTAAAGTGTACATCAACGTCAACGGGCACCGTTTCATCTTAAGGGGGAGACAAACGCTTGAAGAGGGATGGCTCCGCTTCTACGAGCCCTACGTGAGAGCTGAGGAAGTGCTTTTACCCCGAATAGAGGAGGGACAAAAAATCAAGGTTGTAAGGATCATTTCAGAGGACAAGTTTACAAAGCCCCCGCCGAGATACAATCCCGGAAGCCTCCTCAGGAAAATGGAGGAAGCGGGCATAGGGACAAAGGCCACAAGGGCTGATATAATCCAAACCCTATATGATAGGAAGTATGTTCGCGATGAGAGGATGGTTGTGACGGAACTGGGGTTTGAGGTTCTTGAATTGTTAGAGAGGTATTGCCCATCCATCGTTTCAATAGAGCTTACAAGAAAACTTGAGGAGCGAATGGATAAAATTCAATCCCACATGGAGAAAAGGGAGAACGTTCTCTTGGACGCCATTGAAATCCTCAAACCGGTCGTTGAAGAGCTGAAAAGCAAGGAGAAAATCATAGGCGAACAGTTAAGTAAGGCCATCAAAAAAGCGAGGATTGAAGAACGCATTGTAGGGCCATGCCCCCACTGCGGGACCGGAATGCTTATGATTCTTTACTCGAGAAAAACTAGGAAACGCTTCATCGGATGCACAAACTACTTCAGAAAGCAGTGCAATACAGCCTTTCCGCTCCCTCAAAGGGGAATCGTTCGGCCCCTCGGCAAAAACTGCCGCAAATGTGGCTGGCCAACGGTTCAAGTTAGGATTCGAGGTAGACGCCCATGGAACCTCTGCTTCAACCCAAACTGTTCATCAAAAGAGACGACGGTGGAAGCGCAATGA
- a CDS encoding L-threonylcarbamoyladenylate synthase, whose product MKKTLVLKVDPENPQVDVIRTAADIIKQGGLVAFPTETVYGLGADALNPNAVKALFKAKRRPPDNPPIVHVGDPRDVYKLAREVPEKAEQLIRRFWPGPLTLILKRAEIVPDVTVSGLDTIAIRMPKHNVALALIRESGCPIAAPSANLAGRPSPTTAQHVLEDLNGRIDAILDAGPTKIGVESTVLDLTVDPPQILRPGGTPYEALKEVLGRVELHPVAVADRKMHVDKARSPGMKHRHYAPKAKMVVVEGNLQAVVEKVAELVEFYRLRKEKVGVLATDETASLYGADVVKSLGSRSRMEEIAKNLFRLLRELDAEGVDIIIAEGVPTEGLGLAVMNRLRKASGYRIVKVGS is encoded by the coding sequence ATGAAGAAAACTCTAGTGCTGAAAGTTGACCCGGAAAACCCGCAAGTTGACGTCATACGCACCGCAGCAGACATAATAAAGCAGGGGGGACTTGTAGCTTTTCCAACAGAAACTGTTTACGGGCTTGGGGCGGATGCCCTAAACCCGAATGCGGTTAAAGCCCTCTTCAAAGCGAAGAGGAGGCCGCCCGACAACCCTCCGATAGTGCATGTCGGCGACCCAAGAGACGTTTACAAGCTGGCAAGGGAGGTGCCGGAAAAAGCCGAACAACTGATAAGGCGGTTTTGGCCGGGCCCCCTAACCCTCATTTTAAAACGTGCGGAGATCGTGCCCGACGTAACCGTTTCCGGCTTGGACACCATTGCAATTAGAATGCCGAAGCATAATGTGGCTTTAGCCCTCATAAGGGAAAGCGGCTGTCCAATAGCTGCTCCAAGTGCAAACCTCGCCGGACGCCCAAGTCCAACAACAGCCCAGCATGTGCTGGAAGACCTTAATGGTCGAATAGACGCCATTCTAGATGCTGGACCCACAAAGATAGGAGTGGAGTCCACTGTTTTAGACTTGACTGTGGATCCGCCTCAGATTCTCCGCCCGGGTGGAACACCATACGAGGCTTTGAAGGAGGTTCTTGGGAGGGTTGAGCTTCACCCGGTGGCTGTTGCCGACAGAAAGATGCACGTGGACAAGGCGCGTTCTCCGGGAATGAAGCATAGGCATTACGCTCCTAAAGCTAAAATGGTTGTTGTGGAAGGCAACTTGCAAGCCGTCGTGGAAAAAGTGGCGGAGCTTGTGGAGTTTTACAGACTTAGAAAGGAGAAAGTTGGTGTTTTAGCTACGGATGAAACAGCCTCATTGTATGGGGCGGATGTGGTAAAATCTCTTGGAAGCCGAAGCCGCATGGAGGAAATAGCCAAAAACCTTTTTAGGCTTCTAAGGGAGCTCGACGCTGAAGGCGTTGACATTATTATAGCCGAGGGTGTGCCCACCGAGGGTCTCGGGCTAGCGGTTATGAATAGACTTAGGAAGGCTTCTGGCTATAGGATTGTTAAAGTGGGCAGTTAG
- a CDS encoding CDP-2,3-bis-(O-geranylgeranyl)-sn-glycerol synthase has product MGTIASLVLDALKFIFPAYCANAAPVLFGGGLPLDLGKTFYDGRPIFGKNKTFRGFFSGLIVGSIVGLVESFFFGYPSCFGFLLSFGALVGDLAGAFLKRRLGIPPGGILPVIDQVDFIVGALIFSFPLNMLFLELAITVLVITPPIHLLTNFAAYKVGLKSTPW; this is encoded by the coding sequence ATGGGCACCATTGCAAGCCTGGTTTTGGATGCGTTGAAATTCATTTTTCCAGCCTACTGCGCAAACGCTGCTCCCGTGCTCTTTGGAGGCGGATTACCCCTAGACCTAGGAAAAACATTCTATGATGGAAGGCCAATCTTTGGCAAGAACAAGACATTTAGAGGCTTCTTTTCTGGGCTTATTGTAGGGTCAATAGTGGGGCTTGTGGAATCCTTCTTTTTCGGGTATCCCTCCTGCTTTGGTTTCCTTCTTTCATTTGGTGCTCTAGTCGGGGATTTGGCGGGCGCATTCTTGAAAAGGCGATTGGGGATTCCTCCAGGCGGAATTTTGCCAGTTATTGATCAAGTCGATTTTATAGTTGGTGCCTTGATCTTTTCCTTTCCATTAAACATGCTCTTCTTGGAGCTTGCCATAACAGTGTTAGTGATAACCCCACCCATACATTTGCTTACAAATTTTGCAGCTTACAAGGTGGGCTTGAAAAGCACCCCTTGGTAA
- a CDS encoding CBS domain-containing protein, translating into MSAENNEEESCEGESRITLKVGDVMVREVITIDENATVKEAAEVMNKFEIGCLIAVRKGKAVGIITERDLLKRVVAEARDVNKTKVKDVMSSPLVVVEPDLDLEEAVKLMFQMKIKKLPVVDGKRLVGLVSLTDIARFQPQLIKILKQLAAKHTPPKSMKKVIDYYIV; encoded by the coding sequence TTGTCCGCTGAAAACAACGAAGAAGAGAGCTGCGAAGGCGAAAGTCGAATCACATTGAAAGTTGGAGACGTGATGGTGCGGGAGGTTATAACAATAGATGAGAATGCTACTGTGAAGGAGGCTGCCGAAGTCATGAACAAGTTTGAGATTGGATGTCTAATCGCCGTTAGGAAAGGGAAAGCCGTTGGCATAATTACTGAAAGAGACCTGTTAAAAAGGGTTGTAGCTGAGGCAAGGGATGTAAACAAAACAAAGGTTAAGGATGTTATGTCAAGCCCGCTGGTAGTTGTGGAGCCCGACCTCGACCTAGAAGAGGCTGTGAAGCTGATGTTCCAAATGAAGATCAAAAAGTTGCCGGTGGTGGATGGAAAACGCCTCGTGGGGCTGGTAAGCCTAACGGATATAGCCCGCTTTCAACCCCAATTGATAAAAATACTGAAGCAGCTGGCGGCTAAACATACGCCGCCAAAAAGCATGAAAAAGGTCATAGACTACTATATAGTTTAA
- a CDS encoding Clp1/GlmU family protein, with protein sequence MKITVEAGKTLLVDGPASVMLVSGQVEVFGYNMRQTNKILIRDGKRMPFVVKETATFEVSLGENANVEEIDGNTIPPSWEEAYKELAALEKRPATALVLGNVDSGKTSFCTYLTNKLLGSGCKIAVLDGDLGQSDIGPPCTIAYAVVSKPLTDLFNLEPTNAYFVGVTSPSRALEKVIQGIAMLMEEALKHNPDYVIVNTDGWVDGEDAIKYKLQVIEKIRPDMVFCLQQDETLTPLLNAIENFKTIKVESPPTIKQRSREKRKSLRELGYIKYLKGAKVQSIPISWVKIEGDEFASLNKTYGNAKRDKEICDLLGMKPLHIAELKDKIQVVVGRGRWIDPEKIRKTEETLGKKVEVAWKGDEEGLLTALYNSENRFLGIGVLREIDYIRKVLKIFTPVSGGIATVAVGKIRLDKNLREVPALQEEAKALQGV encoded by the coding sequence ATGAAGATAACGGTTGAAGCTGGAAAAACATTGTTGGTGGATGGACCAGCCTCAGTTATGCTGGTCTCCGGTCAAGTGGAAGTTTTCGGCTATAACATGAGGCAAACGAACAAAATCCTGATAAGAGATGGAAAACGCATGCCTTTCGTCGTCAAAGAAACAGCGACATTCGAGGTTTCACTAGGCGAGAACGCAAACGTCGAAGAAATTGACGGAAACACCATACCACCCTCATGGGAGGAAGCCTACAAGGAGCTGGCGGCCCTTGAAAAAAGACCAGCAACCGCGCTCGTTCTGGGAAACGTAGACTCTGGAAAAACAAGCTTCTGCACATACTTAACAAACAAGCTTTTGGGCAGCGGATGCAAAATCGCAGTTTTAGATGGAGACCTAGGCCAGTCTGACATAGGCCCCCCATGCACCATAGCTTATGCAGTGGTTTCAAAACCCTTGACAGACCTTTTTAACCTTGAGCCGACAAATGCCTACTTTGTCGGAGTCACCTCGCCAAGTAGGGCCTTAGAAAAGGTTATCCAAGGAATCGCCATGCTAATGGAGGAGGCTTTGAAACACAATCCAGACTACGTCATAGTGAACACGGATGGGTGGGTTGATGGTGAAGACGCCATAAAATACAAGCTTCAAGTCATCGAAAAAATACGCCCGGACATGGTTTTCTGCCTCCAGCAAGACGAAACCCTGACTCCTCTCTTAAACGCCATCGAAAACTTCAAGACCATAAAAGTTGAATCACCCCCAACCATAAAGCAGAGAAGCCGTGAAAAACGTAAGAGCCTAAGAGAACTCGGCTACATTAAATACTTGAAAGGCGCTAAAGTGCAGTCTATTCCCATAAGCTGGGTTAAAATTGAAGGCGACGAGTTTGCAAGCTTAAACAAAACCTATGGAAACGCGAAGAGGGATAAGGAAATATGCGATCTCCTTGGAATGAAGCCCCTTCACATAGCTGAACTGAAAGACAAAATCCAAGTTGTTGTAGGTCGAGGCCGATGGATAGACCCTGAAAAAATCAGGAAAACCGAGGAAACACTCGGGAAAAAAGTTGAAGTCGCATGGAAAGGAGACGAAGAAGGCCTATTAACAGCTCTATACAATAGCGAGAACAGGTTTCTGGGGATAGGTGTGCTGCGGGAAATCGATTACATAAGAAAAGTCCTCAAAATTTTCACGCCGGTTTCTGGTGGAATAGCAACAGTCGCTGTTGGAAAAATTAGGCTGGACAAGAATTTGAGAGAAGTCCCGGCTCTGCAAGAGGAGGCAAAAGCCTTGCAGGGCGTTTAA